CAGCCGGGGAGCACCGGCCGGCAGGCTGTCCTTGGCCTGGACGAAGTGCAGCCAGCGGCCGGTCGCGCGGGCGGCTCCGGCGGTCCGGGCCGCCGCGTCTGCGGTGCCCTCCGGCAGCGGTACGACCACCGTCTCGGGGGTGTGGCCCTCGGCGGCCTCCTGCGCCCAGTCGCCGACCGCGGCGACGATCACCTCGGCGTCGGGGAGCGGATGGGCCGCCAGGGAGTCCAGCAACTCTGTCAGATGCCCCTGTGCGTTCGGTCCGTAGACGATGACGCTGAGTTGGGGCATCGCAGGGGACTCCTTCTGGTCGTCGGCTTGGCCACTCTTCATAACATACTGTCACTAAGCGGATGAATGGGATAATCGCACTAGGGGTAAGAGGGGGGCCGGAGAGGGCCCAAGGAGGAAGATGAAGTTCCGCCGTCTGCGGTTTCCCTTCCGGTAATTTTTAAGCCACCTTCTTACCAGCGGTCTTCTTGTCGCTCTTGTCGCCGCTGAAGGCCTCGTACTCCTTCATGACGTCTTCCGTCGGCCCGTCCATGCGCAGCTCGCCGCGCTCCAGCCACAGGGTCCGCTCGCAGGTGTCGCGGATCGACTTGTTGTTGTGGCTGACCAGGAAGACCGTACCCGCCTTCTCGCGCAGCTCGCGGATCCGGTCCTCCGAGCGCATCTGGAATCGGCGGTCGCCGGTGGCCAGGGCCTCGTCGATCAGCAGGACGTCGTGGTCCTTGGCGGCGGCGATGGAGAAGCGCAGCCGGGCGGCCATACCGGAGGAGTACGTGCGCATCGGCAGGGTGATGAAGTCGCCCTTCTCGTTGATCCCGGAGAAGTCGACGATGTCCTCGTAGCGCTCCCTGACCTGCTCTCGCGTCATGCCCATCGCGAGGCCGCCGAGGTAGACGTTGCGTTCACCCGTCAGGTCGTTCATGAGTGCCGCATTGACGCCGAGCAGGGAGGGCTGGCCGTTGGTGTAGATGTGGCCGTTCTCCACGGGGAGCAGCCCGGCCACGGCCTTCAGCAGCGTCGACTTGCCGGAACCATTGGTGCCGATCAGGCCGATCGCCTCACCCTTGTAGGCGACGAACGACACGTTCTTCACCGCGTGCACCCGGCGCACGCCCGCCGCCTGCTCGGCCTGCTTGCGGCGCAGGATGCGGTTGAGGGCGGCGGTGGCGGAGCCGCGGCCGGAGCCGGTGCCGTTGACGCGGTAGACGATGTCGACGCCGTCGCAGACGACGGTCGGGATCTTGTCGGTGGCGATCTCGGTGGCGGTCTTGGGGGTCTCGGTGGGGGTCTGCTCAGCCACGGCCGTACTTCTCCTCAGCCTTCCAGAAGTAGATGAATCCGCCGACGCCGGCGATCAGGGCCCAGCCGGTGGCCGTCGCCCACACGTGCGGGGGCAGCTGCTTGGCGTGGAAGCTCTTGATCAGCGCGTAGCGCATGAGGTCGATGTAGACCGCGGCCGGGTTGTTCTCCAGCAGGAGAGTGACGATGTGCGGCAGGTGGTCCTTCTTGGTGAGCTTGCTGATGCTCCACATCACGCCGGACACGTACATCCAGGTGCGCAGCACGAACGGCATCAGCTGGGCGATGTCCGGGGTCTTGGCGCCCATCCGCGCCATGATCATCGCCATGCCCGCGTTGAACAGGAACTGGAGGATCAGGACGGGGATCACCAGGAGCCAGCCGGGGGTGATCGGCAGGCCGAAGCCGAGCAGGATGACGACCAGCGCGGCCATCGAGAACAGCAGCTGCTGGAGCTGCTGGATGCAGAAGGAGATCGGCAGGGCGGCGCGCGGGAAGTGCAGGGCGCGCACCAGGCCGAGGTTGCCGGAGATCGCGCGGGTGCCGACCTGGATCGAGCTCTGGGTGAACGTCCACACGAACACGCCGGTGACCAGGAACGGGACGTAGTCCGGGACGCCCTTCTTGGTGCCGAGCAGCACGCCGAAGATGAAGTAGTAGACCGCCGCGTTCAGCAGCGGGGTCATGACCTGCCAGACCTGGCCGAGTTTGGCCTCGCTGTACTGGGCGGTGAGCTTGGCGGTGGCGAAGGCGGTGATGAAGTGGCGCCGGGCCCACAGCTGACGGACGTAGTCGGGCAGGGTGGGTCGTGCGCCGCTGACCGACAGGCCGTGCCGGGCCGCCAGTGCCGCGAGGTCGTCGTCGGCCGAGGTCTGGGTGGGGGGCGGTGTGTCGATGACCTGACTCACATCCGCTGCTTTCGCTCGGGGGAGGGGGTGCCGCGCCCGGCTGTCGCCGGGGCGAGTCGATGGTCCGTCGTCCGACACCGCGTTCGTTTCCTTACGCTTCTCTTCATGTTCTCTTACGTCGGAACGGGACCGTATCGTCGCAACGCGAGCGTAGAACCAATCGACGTCGGAACGCAACCGTTTCGTCGTCACGGCCTATGCTGTGGGTCATGACCACGAACGCCGACGATGCGCCGACACGTCCGCGCCGGACCCCTGCCGGGGCCGCCGTACTCCGGGAGGATGTGACCGAGGCCATCCGGGCGGCGGTCTTCGAGGAACTCGCGGCCGCCGGATACGCACGCATGTCCATAGAGGGCATCGCGCGGCGCGCGGGCGTCGGCAAGACGGCGGTGTACCGGCGGTGGCGTTCGAAGCTGCACCTGGTCCTGGACGTGGTGTCGGCGATGGCCGTGCTGGGCCTGCCGGTCCCGGAGACGGGCTCTTTGGAGGGCGACCTGCGCCTCCTGTACGAGGTCACCTCCCGCGCCCTGCGCCACCCGGTCGCCTCGCAGATCATCCCCGACCTCCAGGCCGAGGCGGCCCGCAATCCCGACATCGCCGACGCCTTCCAGAAGGCCCTGCGGGACGGGCAGGAGGGCGTGGCCAGCAAGATCGTCGCGGCGGCGGAGGCGCGGGGCGAGGTGCGGGCGGGCCTGGATCCCGACCTCGCACTCGACCTGATCTCCGGCCCGCTGTACTGGCGCGCGGTGGTCATCCGCTCCCCCAACCTGCCCAAGGGCTACCTGGAAAAACTGGCCCGGGCCACGGCGGGGGCGCTCAAGGCGTTGTGAGGGGCCACTTGCGCCGGCCGGGGCGGGCTTCACCTGCCGGTGCCGGCGGGGTGCTGCCGTCGGCCGACGGGGTGTTTCGCTTGCCCGCGCTGGTGGGGTGCGGGGTCCTGCCGCCGAGCGAGGGGCATTCCGCTCGCCCACGCCGGCGGGGTGCCGCTACGCCCACCCGTGCCGCCCCAGCGGCACGACTGCCTGTAGCTGTGCGGGCGCGACCGTCGCTGCCGGGGTGGGTTGTGCCTCGGCGTGGTGGCTGCCTGTAGCTGGGCGGGTGCGACGGCCGTTGTCGGGGTGGGCACCCTCTTCGGCACGACTGCCCGCACCCACGGGGTACGAAGGCCGTCGCTGGGCGGGTGTCGGCTCGGTGGCATGGCTGCCCGCGGCACACCGGCCGTTGCCGAGTGGGTGCCGCCGATGGAACCGCAGCTCCCTGAGGGGCGCGGGGCGCTGTCCGACCGGCTACGGACTACTCGCAGAACGGTCTCTTGAGGGGTGCCACGGTGAGTTCGGCCAGGTCCTGCGTGGGCAGTACCCGGCCGTCGTTCACCGCCACGGCCTACGACCGCGCTGCCTCCGGGTGGTGGTGTACCCAGCCCTCCCAGGCTGAGGTGATCATGTCCTGGACGTCGTACTTGGCCTGCCAGCCCAGTTCCGTGGCGATGCGGGTGGCCGCGGCGACGACGCGGGCGGGGTCGCCGGGGCGGCGCGGGGTGACGGTCGGCGGGCGGTCGTAGCCGGTGACCGCGTTGATGCGGTCGATCATCTCGCGGACGGAGACGCCCTCGCCGCGCCCGATGTTGAGGGTCAGGTCGGTGCCGGGGGAGGACGCCAGGGCGCGGGCGACCGTGACGTGGGCCTCGGCCAGGTCGACCACGTGGATGTAGTCGCGGACACAGGTGCCGTCCGGCGTCGGGTAGTCGTCGCCGAAGATGCGCGGCGGCGCGCCCTCGGTGAGCTTCTCGAAGACCATGGGGATCAGGTTGAACACGCCGGTGTCGGCGAGTTCGGGGCCGGCCGCGCCCGCCACGTTGAAGTAGCGCAGGGACGCCGTGGACATGCCGGTCGCCTTGCCCGTCGCGCGGACCAGCCACTCGCCGGCCAGCTTCGTCTCGCCGTAGGGGGACATCGGCAGGCAGGGGGTCTCCTCCGTGACCAGGTCGACGTCCGGCATGCCGTAGACCGCCGCCGAGGAGGAGAAGACGAAGGACGGGACACCCGCTGCCGTGACCGCCTCCAGGAGGGTGCGCAGGCCCTCCACGTTCTCCCGGTAGTAGTGCAGCGGGAGCTCCACCGACTCGCCCACCTGCTTCTTCGCCGCCAGATGCACGACGCCACTGATCTCGTGCTCGGCGAGCGTGCGGGCTACGAGCTCCGCGTCCAGGACGGAGCCCTGCACGAGGGGAACCTCCGCCGGGACGCGCTCGGCGACGCCCGTGGACAGGTCGTCGTAGACGACCGTGCGCTCGCCCGCCTCGGTCATCGCCCGTACGACGTGTGCCCCGATGTATCCGGCACCGCCGGTGATCAGCCAGGTCATTGCGGCCGTCTCCTCGTTCATCTGGCCCGTTCAGCCGCTCGGTGCGGCAGCGGGCGTCTTTCAGTGAAGCAGTGGGGTCCGGTGACCCCGCGGGCGGCTCAGTGAAGCAGGCGGCGCAGGCGGCCGGCCGCCACCCGTGCCACTCCGCCCCCGCCGGTCGCCATGCGCACGGCCAGTGCGCCGGAGTGCGTGGCGTACGGCTGCACCAGCAGCACGCCGTGCCGGACGCTCGGGACGGCGCGTCGGCGCAGTCGGCCGGCGCCCGTGAGGGCGTGCGCCGTGACCTCCCGCTGGGCGCCGTCCGCGAAGCGCACGGTCAGCCGCAGGTCCCAGGTACCCGCCCCGAGCGCGGCCAAGTGGACGGCCAGCTCGGCCGACCAGCTGTCCGCGCCGGAGGGCGTGAGCGGAACCGTCGTGCGCCCTCGCGTCCGGTCGTCGTCCCGGGACTGCCGGCGCGGGTGCTGGGAGGGGCGCGCGAGGACGGTGTGCGTCGTGTACAGGGGCTCCTGCCAGGGCTGCTCGCGCCCCGAGGGCAGCTCCCGGCGCACGCACAGCCCGCTCGCGACCTCGGCGTTCGCCTCGGTGGAGGCCGCCAGCACCGCGTCGAACCCGGCGTTGCGCGGGCTGCCGCAGCCGCCGCTGTTCACGCTCCGGCGCACCACCCGCAGCCGGGGCTCGTCGGCGGCCAGCCGGTCGAGCAGGTCGGCGCTGCCGTCCGTGGAACAGTCGTCCACGGCGATGACCTCGGCGACCGCCGGCCCCTGGGCGAGCGCCGAACGCACGGCGTCACCCACATGGGTATGGTCGTTGTAGCCGATGACGACGACACCGACCCGCGCCGTGTGCGGCGGCACGGCAGCGGCAGCTGCGTCGGATGTGCCTGGCGGGTCTGATCGCATCGGGTCCACGGGCCGGGAGCGTAGAAATGTTCGGTAATAGGCCGTTAAGAGAGGCTTAGGGCCCGGTCCCGAAGACGTTCGGAATCGGAGTGGGGTTCCGTGGTCCGCACGCTCTTTCCTTCCGGTCGCGCCGATCGCCACAGCCGGACGAACGACAGTACCGCCGCGGACGCCAGGATCCCGTTGCGCACCAGCATCAGCAGACAGCCGGTCCAGGTGCCGTCGACCACCTCCTGGTAGTACATCGGGAACACCACGGTGCTCACCGCGGTCGCCGCGAGGACCAGCGCCGCGACCGGCCGCTGGCCGGTGTGCCGGGAGGTCAGGCACACGGCGGCGAGTCCGACCAGCCAGATCATGTACTGCGGGCTGATCACCCGGCTGGTGACCGTGAACAGCAGCACCGCGCACAGCGCCGCGTCGAACGGCGTGGCCTCGCTCCAGCGCCGCGCCCGCATCCGCCACAGCACGAGCAGCGCGAACGCCAGTGCCGTCAGGCACAGCGAGGTGGTGGCGACCGCGTGCACATGGGGTCCGGCCAGCTCGGCGGCGCCGTACTGGTACTGCGCCCGGCCCGGCCAGCCGGCCTTGCGCGCCAGGTTCAGGGCCGTACCGCCGAGCGACTCGATCTGCACGCCCCGCCCGCCCTGCTCCCGCACGAAGGACAGCGGATGCGCGAACAACACGGCGAACGCGGCGAGCGAGGCGGCCCCGGTGGCCGCCGCCCACCCCCAGGCCTCGCGCGTCGGCCGCCCCCGGGGCGTGCCCAGCAGCACCAGCGCCGGCCACACCTTCACCAGCGCGCCCAGCGCCCCGAACACACCGCCGGCGCGCGGGGAGCGGCCCAGCGCCAGCAGGGAGAGCACGGCCAGCGCGGTGACCTGGACGTCGTACCGGGCGAGCGGGAGGTGCAGCAGCAGCGGCAGGCCGCCCGTCCACAGGGCCGCGCCGAGCAGGCTGCGCCCCGCCGGCCTGCCCGCGCGGGCCAGCACCGCGGTGACCAGCGCGTCCGCGGCGAGCGTGAGCACCACGAACGCCTGAAAGTACGACAGCCACGGCAGCAGAGCCGGCGCCAGCAGCACCGCGCCCGCGCCCGGCGGGTACTGCCACGTGGTGTCGTGCGTCGGGAAGGAGCCGTGCGCGAGGACGCCGTAC
Above is a genomic segment from Streptomyces fodineus containing:
- a CDS encoding ABC transporter ATP-binding protein produces the protein MAEQTPTETPKTATEIATDKIPTVVCDGVDIVYRVNGTGSGRGSATAALNRILRRKQAEQAAGVRRVHAVKNVSFVAYKGEAIGLIGTNGSGKSTLLKAVAGLLPVENGHIYTNGQPSLLGVNAALMNDLTGERNVYLGGLAMGMTREQVRERYEDIVDFSGINEKGDFITLPMRTYSSGMAARLRFSIAAAKDHDVLLIDEALATGDRRFQMRSEDRIRELREKAGTVFLVSHNNKSIRDTCERTLWLERGELRMDGPTEDVMKEYEAFSGDKSDKKTAGKKVA
- a CDS encoding ABC transporter permease, coding for MSQVIDTPPPTQTSADDDLAALAARHGLSVSGARPTLPDYVRQLWARRHFITAFATAKLTAQYSEAKLGQVWQVMTPLLNAAVYYFIFGVLLGTKKGVPDYVPFLVTGVFVWTFTQSSIQVGTRAISGNLGLVRALHFPRAALPISFCIQQLQQLLFSMAALVVILLGFGLPITPGWLLVIPVLILQFLFNAGMAMIMARMGAKTPDIAQLMPFVLRTWMYVSGVMWSISKLTKKDHLPHIVTLLLENNPAAVYIDLMRYALIKSFHAKQLPPHVWATATGWALIAGVGGFIYFWKAEEKYGRG
- a CDS encoding TetR/AcrR family transcriptional regulator, whose protein sequence is MTTNADDAPTRPRRTPAGAAVLREDVTEAIRAAVFEELAAAGYARMSIEGIARRAGVGKTAVYRRWRSKLHLVLDVVSAMAVLGLPVPETGSLEGDLRLLYEVTSRALRHPVASQIIPDLQAEAARNPDIADAFQKALRDGQEGVASKIVAAAEARGEVRAGLDPDLALDLISGPLYWRAVVIRSPNLPKGYLEKLARATAGALKAL
- the galE gene encoding UDP-glucose 4-epimerase GalE translates to MTWLITGGAGYIGAHVVRAMTEAGERTVVYDDLSTGVAERVPAEVPLVQGSVLDAELVARTLAEHEISGVVHLAAKKQVGESVELPLHYYRENVEGLRTLLEAVTAAGVPSFVFSSSAAVYGMPDVDLVTEETPCLPMSPYGETKLAGEWLVRATGKATGMSTASLRYFNVAGAAGPELADTGVFNLIPMVFEKLTEGAPPRIFGDDYPTPDGTCVRDYIHVVDLAEAHVTVARALASSPGTDLTLNIGRGEGVSVREMIDRINAVTGYDRPPTVTPRRPGDPARVVAAATRIATELGWQAKYDVQDMITSAWEGWVHHHPEAARS
- a CDS encoding glycosyltransferase 87 family protein encodes the protein MNRLRVNSGPVLAVTALWLGTRGTMLWLLLHEGAPVLGGGSVAREVWRLYFDWYGVLAHGSFPTHDTTWQYPPGAGAVLLAPALLPWLSYFQAFVVLTLAADALVTAVLARAGRPAGRSLLGAALWTGGLPLLLHLPLARYDVQVTALAVLSLLALGRSPRAGGVFGALGALVKVWPALVLLGTPRGRPTREAWGWAAATGAASLAAFAVLFAHPLSFVREQGGRGVQIESLGGTALNLARKAGWPGRAQYQYGAAELAGPHVHAVATTSLCLTALAFALLVLWRMRARRWSEATPFDAALCAVLLFTVTSRVISPQYMIWLVGLAAVCLTSRHTGQRPVAALVLAATAVSTVVFPMYYQEVVDGTWTGCLLMLVRNGILASAAVLSFVRLWRSARPEGKSVRTTEPHSDSERLRDRALSLS